The Pseudanabaena yagii GIHE-NHR1 genome segment AATCTGTATCGTTCCTTTGCCAATAAAATAGCCTGAGAAATAATAACAAAGATCAGTTAGCCAACCTTCACGAAATAGATTTTGCTGATGCAAAGCTAATACTTTCTCAAGTGGAATAAATACACAAATTAGAATCAATATCCCTTTTATGACATCAGGTATTTCTAGCATTTAGTCAAGATAAATTTTAATTATTGAGATTCTTTAGCAGCTAATTTTTCAACCGATTGATTAGCGTTAATATCTTGGGCGATCTCCTTTTTCCAATTAGGAGACCAGCCTTTAGGAAACTTGCAATTATTAAAGGTTGCACCGCACCAATCTACATCCTCTAACTTTGCCATTGTAAAATCACAATTCTGCAAAACTGCATTTACAAATCTTGATCTAGTTAAATTTGCGCCACAAAAAGAAGTCATCGCCGACCTCTTTACCTTAGCAAAATGGAGGTTAAAAGCTTTAGTTGCCAAAATAGCTGGAATAATCGTCAGAATTGCGAACAAGATTGCGTAATGAATTTCTTGGTAGTGTAACCAACTATAACCTGCGGAAATTGCTGAAGATACTCCCACTGCCATCCATACCATACCCACAGCGATCGAGCCTTTTGAGTAGCCCAGATAAATTCCAAATAGCGACATCCCTAATGCGCCTAGTACCATGAGAATTCCACTTATTCCAGCTAAAACACCGCTATGAAGTGAACTTGCTAAAGCCATCAAAAAAGCCAGTCCTAAAAAGAGCATTAAAGCCTTTCCTTTAGAAATAGTGGCTGCCGTCGCAAAAGCGGCAATCCAAATAAAAGGATCTGTCAGCCATGCATAGGGATTAGCCTCTGATACCCCACAACCCGCAAGGGTAAATTGGCTCAAAAACCATGATGCTATTCCCAGAGGAATTCCCAAGACAATATGTAAGGTGATTTGCCAGATCGCCGATTGAAATGTTTTCTCATCGCGCCCGATCACTGTTTCTGAAAAATCAGCACCCACCAGACTTGCACCGCGAAAATCACAACTTTTTAATCTAGAACCAGTAAAGTCAGCATAGTTACCACTGTCTACTCGAAATTCATCACGAAATGACTGATTTTGGAAATCCTGATAGCGATAATTGACATAACTATTCATTGGTAAACCTCAGATTTAGTTTAGTGAAAGCGTTCCTTCAGCACAGGTTGGCTTCCCGTTTTGCAATGATGGTTTGGACAACTTTTCTTGCAATCCTGTTCCTTGAGATTCACAAAGGATAGCGACAGTGGTAATCTCTCTTTTTTCAGAATTATTCTCAGGATTATTTTCTGGCGCAACCACAAATACCGCACCAACAAAACCTTTCACTTTGTCGTTTTTAGGAATTGCATATTGATAGGACACAAGTGGCAAACGCTGAATCTCATACTTAAAATTGCTCGTCTCTTCTTGTATACCGAGATCTAAAGCAGGAATAGACTTAGCAAAGGCTGATTTTTCTAGCCAAAAAGCCTGTTGCGCTCTATTCATACTACCCACATAGGTTTTGCCTTCATAATTACGGGCTTTGTTGCCACAACCAACAGACTGACCTAAAAAAGCAGGTAATACTATAGCAAGGATGCCAAAACCTAAGCCACCATAAACAATCCAACGTAAAAGAGATCTCTTAGTTTTTTTCGGCTTCTGGAGTGGTAATTCATCTTGAGGTAAATCAGCGATCGCCTCTTGTTCAGTTTCCAAGACTAATTGATTTTCCCGATCATCATCGTCAACTTGCAACAACAATTCAGGCTGTTCTTTTTTAGTTTGCTGAACCATTTCGATTACCTCTTGACCTAAAAGTTAACTAGCCAAACACACTTCGGGATTCCTGCGACAGGCTTAGGTTAATCTTGCCCTAGGGTTGAGTACAAAGGTGCGATCGCGATCGCGAACTTACGTGACGAGCTAAAACGGCGATCATTCAAATCAACAATTAAAAAAACATAACCAAAAACTGTGGCGCACGCGCAGCGTGCGCCACAGTTTTTGGGTTTTATATATTAGTTGCACCTAGCTATTTATATAAGTACAAATACTTAACTTAGAAACATCAGTA includes the following:
- a CDS encoding pentapeptide repeat-containing protein gives rise to the protein MNSYVNYRYQDFQNQSFRDEFRVDSGNYADFTGSRLKSCDFRGASLVGADFSETVIGRDEKTFQSAIWQITLHIVLGIPLGIASWFLSQFTLAGCGVSEANPYAWLTDPFIWIAAFATAATISKGKALMLFLGLAFLMALASSLHSGVLAGISGILMVLGALGMSLFGIYLGYSKGSIAVGMVWMAVGVSSAISAGYSWLHYQEIHYAILFAILTIIPAILATKAFNLHFAKVKRSAMTSFCGANLTRSRFVNAVLQNCDFTMAKLEDVDWCGATFNNCKFPKGWSPNWKKEIAQDINANQSVEKLAAKESQ
- a CDS encoding type IV pilin-like G/H family protein codes for the protein MVQQTKKEQPELLLQVDDDDRENQLVLETEQEAIADLPQDELPLQKPKKTKRSLLRWIVYGGLGFGILAIVLPAFLGQSVGCGNKARNYEGKTYVGSMNRAQQAFWLEKSAFAKSIPALDLGIQEETSNFKYEIQRLPLVSYQYAIPKNDKVKGFVGAVFVVAPENNPENNSEKREITTVAILCESQGTGLQEKLSKPSLQNGKPTCAEGTLSLN